A region of Marnyiella aurantia DNA encodes the following proteins:
- a CDS encoding GLPGLI family protein, with translation MNKLTFLFFCTLFSGFFNAQNTRFVYEVIMKPSVSDRTFIQKELAYLDVAGSKSIFYGENSLKRDSIMQRMRDTRNFNPAQAAELRTNIDYRIEKNLNEQKISFVGRIGRDQYQYQEDRTLDWKILPETAVIGTYKTQKAETDFAGRKWNAWFTQDIPLQEGPYKFSGLPGLIVKVEDADGDYEFNLKEVKKIAEPAQFVTRGNIIQLKRVDFEKQNQKFRADPSAAMNRAGSGRGGNRGASQADPNRRREMEIRVKETMDRTSNPIER, from the coding sequence ATGAATAAATTAACATTCCTTTTTTTCTGTACACTATTTTCCGGATTTTTCAACGCGCAGAACACCCGTTTTGTATACGAAGTAATAATGAAGCCCAGCGTGTCCGACCGCACTTTTATTCAGAAAGAACTGGCCTACCTGGACGTGGCAGGCAGCAAATCCATTTTTTACGGTGAAAACAGCTTAAAGCGGGATTCTATAATGCAACGCATGAGAGATACCCGGAATTTCAATCCTGCCCAGGCTGCTGAACTGCGCACCAATATTGACTACAGGATCGAGAAAAATCTTAACGAGCAAAAAATATCTTTTGTAGGAAGAATTGGCCGCGATCAGTACCAATATCAGGAAGACAGAACCTTGGACTGGAAGATTCTGCCCGAAACAGCGGTTATTGGAACGTATAAAACACAGAAAGCTGAAACCGACTTTGCAGGCCGTAAATGGAATGCCTGGTTTACGCAGGACATCCCGTTGCAGGAAGGTCCATATAAGTTTTCAGGTCTTCCGGGACTGATTGTAAAGGTGGAGGATGCAGACGGGGATTACGAATTTAACCTAAAGGAAGTGAAGAAAATTGCGGAACCCGCTCAGTTTGTAACGCGGGGGAATATTATACAGTTAAAACGGGTTGACTTCGAAAAGCAAAACCAAAAGTTCAGGGCAGATCCGTCCGCGGCTATGAACCGTGCTGGTTCAGGAAGAGGCGGAAACCGCGGTGCTTCGCAGGCTGATCCCAACCGCAGGAGAGAAATGGAAATTCGTGTAAAAGAAACAATGGACAGGACAAGCAATCCAATAGAAAGGTAG
- a CDS encoding M1 family metallopeptidase, producing the protein MSKRLIIVILFFGALVSGQQGPYYQQFAKYAMDIDVDAANFTYNGKQTITYTNNSPDELKVVYFHLYWNAFKPGSMMDQRTQNLGKNGDSRLQKGGVSTLASIPKSEEGAQNIHWIRQNGKNLKFEIQETIMKVTLDTPVKPNSTSTFTMEWDAVIPMQIRRAGRNNREGIDMTMTQWYPKLAEYDYDGWATFDYIGREFHAPFADFDINIKIDRDYVIGAGGTLLNPNEVKGYSPNASVKAGPDNKVTWRWNAKNMLDFAWAADRDYTVETFTVLDGPKIFYVYQKSDKTKFWEESKPYVEKFFQLMNSSLGRYTYPSYSFVQGGDGGMEYGMVTMMLGEARTLEDLVGLMVHEGGHSWNQQIMAYNESVRPWMDEGFTSYYDSRIMHQLFPPEKPEPNPFLGSLNNYRNFVKRGIEEPAVWLGDHHENGTAYSFATYVKGELFLVQLGYIMGEDTLNSVMKEFYNQWKLKHPTDRDFMHVAQKVSGMDLKWFQHYWINTTKTIDYAVKEVKHDGNTTTVTLENKGGIPMPVDFSVLTKDNKVVNYQIPLNMTHTWKSKDIYGSFTTLNYWPWTQKEYTFTIPYSKAQISALGIDFSQRLADVNPADNFIEIK; encoded by the coding sequence ATGAGCAAACGTTTAATAATCGTTATTCTTTTCTTTGGTGCACTTGTTTCAGGTCAGCAGGGTCCCTACTATCAGCAGTTTGCAAAGTATGCAATGGATATTGATGTTGATGCAGCCAATTTCACCTACAACGGAAAGCAGACCATCACTTACACCAATAATTCGCCGGACGAACTGAAAGTGGTGTACTTTCATCTTTACTGGAATGCCTTTAAGCCCGGCTCCATGATGGATCAGCGTACCCAAAATTTGGGCAAGAACGGTGATTCACGTTTGCAGAAAGGAGGTGTTTCAACACTGGCTTCCATTCCTAAAAGTGAAGAAGGTGCACAAAACATACACTGGATCCGCCAGAACGGTAAGAATCTGAAGTTCGAAATTCAGGAAACGATAATGAAGGTTACTCTGGATACACCTGTAAAACCTAATTCCACGAGCACATTCACGATGGAGTGGGACGCCGTGATTCCTATGCAGATTCGCCGCGCCGGACGTAATAACCGCGAAGGAATTGATATGACGATGACCCAGTGGTACCCCAAACTAGCCGAATATGATTACGACGGTTGGGCGACTTTTGATTATATCGGTAGAGAGTTCCATGCACCTTTTGCTGATTTTGACATTAACATAAAAATCGACCGCGATTATGTGATCGGAGCAGGAGGAACGCTCCTGAATCCAAACGAAGTGAAAGGTTATTCGCCAAACGCTTCTGTGAAAGCGGGCCCTGATAATAAAGTAACATGGCGCTGGAATGCCAAAAATATGCTTGATTTTGCCTGGGCAGCTGACAGGGATTATACTGTGGAAACCTTTACTGTTCTGGACGGACCGAAAATATTTTATGTTTATCAGAAGTCGGACAAAACTAAATTCTGGGAAGAGTCCAAACCATATGTTGAGAAGTTCTTTCAGTTGATGAACAGCTCGCTGGGACGCTATACCTACCCCAGCTATTCATTTGTTCAGGGTGGAGACGGCGGTATGGAATATGGCATGGTAACGATGATGTTAGGCGAAGCCAGGACGCTGGAAGATCTGGTTGGACTGATGGTGCATGAAGGCGGCCATTCCTGGAACCAACAGATAATGGCCTATAATGAAAGCGTAAGACCATGGATGGATGAAGGCTTTACCAGCTATTATGACAGTAGGATTATGCACCAGCTTTTTCCACCGGAAAAACCGGAGCCTAACCCCTTCCTGGGAAGCCTGAATAACTACCGTAATTTTGTTAAAAGAGGTATTGAGGAACCCGCAGTGTGGCTGGGCGACCATCATGAGAACGGTACTGCCTATTCCTTTGCGACTTATGTTAAAGGTGAACTTTTCCTGGTTCAGCTTGGTTATATTATGGGCGAGGACACCCTGAATTCAGTAATGAAAGAATTCTACAACCAGTGGAAACTGAAACATCCTACCGACCGCGATTTTATGCATGTGGCGCAGAAAGTTTCGGGCATGGATCTGAAATGGTTCCAGCATTACTGGATAAACACCACCAAGACCATCGATTATGCTGTAAAAGAGGTGAAACATGACGGCAATACCACTACTGTTACACTGGAGAATAAAGGTGGCATTCCCATGCCGGTAGATTTCTCAGTATTGACCAAAGATAACAAGGTGGTGAACTATCAGATACCGCTTAATATGACCCACACGTGGAAATCAAAGGATATTTACGGCAGCTTTACCACCCTTAATTACTGGCCATGGACACAAAAAGAATATACGTTTACGATACCGTACTCCAAAGCTCAGATATCAGCGCTTGGAATTGACTTTTCACAGCGTCTGGCCGATGTAAATCCTGCAGATAATTTTATCGAAATAAAGTAA
- the sufC gene encoding Fe-S cluster assembly ATPase SufC, with amino-acid sequence MLRINNLQAQIEDGTQILKGVNLQINPGEVHVIMGPNGAGKSTLSSVIAGKEDYEVTAGEIIFEGQDIVEDAPEDRAHKGIFLSFQYPVEIPGVTVTNFMKAALNETRKANGLADMPAKEMLALIREKSEQLGIKKDFLSRSLNEGFSGGEKKRNEIFQMMMLNPKLAILDETDSGLDIDALRVVADGVNAFRNSGNAVLIITHYQRLLNYIEPDFVHVLANGQIIKTGDKNLALELEAKGYDWLLN; translated from the coding sequence ATGCTAAGAATTAATAATTTACAAGCCCAGATAGAAGACGGAACTCAAATACTGAAGGGCGTAAATCTGCAGATCAATCCGGGAGAGGTTCATGTGATTATGGGACCCAACGGTGCCGGAAAATCTACCCTGTCTTCAGTTATTGCCGGCAAGGAAGACTATGAAGTTACCGCTGGCGAAATCATCTTTGAAGGTCAGGATATTGTAGAGGATGCTCCCGAAGACAGAGCACATAAAGGTATTTTTCTTTCTTTTCAGTATCCGGTAGAAATTCCGGGGGTTACGGTAACCAACTTCATGAAGGCAGCTCTTAACGAAACACGGAAAGCGAACGGACTTGCAGATATGCCTGCTAAGGAAATGCTGGCGCTGATCCGCGAAAAATCTGAGCAGTTGGGCATTAAGAAGGATTTCCTGTCCCGTTCCCTGAACGAAGGATTCTCCGGTGGGGAAAAGAAACGTAACGAGATCTTCCAGATGATGATGCTGAATCCTAAGTTGGCCATTCTGGATGAAACCGATTCCGGACTTGATATTGATGCCCTGCGCGTAGTTGCAGACGGCGTGAACGCCTTCCGCAATTCTGGAAATGCGGTGCTTATAATTACCCATTATCAAAGACTTCTTAACTATATTGAACCCGATTTCGTTCATGTACTTGCCAACGGGCAGATTATTAAGACTGGCGATAAAAATTTGGCGCTGGAGCTGGAAGCTAAGGGATACGACTGGCTTTTGAACTAA
- a CDS encoding HesB/IscA family protein: MIKVSDYAKDKAVQLMTEEGFKPFEDFIRVGVKSGGCSGLEYVLKFDSEKTEADQVFEDNGIKIIIDKKSILYLAGTTLEYSGGLNGKGFVFNNPNANRTCGCGESFSL; encoded by the coding sequence ATGATAAAAGTTAGCGATTACGCAAAAGATAAGGCTGTTCAACTCATGACAGAGGAGGGCTTTAAGCCTTTCGAAGACTTTATCCGGGTTGGTGTAAAAAGTGGAGGCTGCTCCGGTCTGGAATACGTCTTAAAGTTCGACAGCGAAAAAACCGAAGCCGATCAGGTTTTTGAAGATAATGGGATAAAAATCATTATAGATAAAAAATCCATCCTTTACCTTGCAGGTACCACTCTGGAATATTCCGGCGGGCTTAACGGAAAGGGATTTGTGTTTAATAACCCCAATGCAAACCGCACCTGCGGCTGCGGGGAATCTTTCAGTTTATAA
- a CDS encoding DUF3078 domain-containing protein, whose translation MLLSASVLAQTESGSRSIVDSIQYEHWKARYLNLDSLANPIMVELEPKFRDTIVIRDEVIIPQILEEVPITPFALNNLSAEKKWYFFGQNNLVFNQASFSNWNSGGNNSIGAIGKMNYNLSYKNKKHYLENIMQLGFGWNAAEGQTSRKTEDFINFMSNYGYDLGKHYYLSTGFQLVTQFAPGFNYSETPDPSYQDRISRFMAPGYVNAGIGFSYNPTENFQIILRPANGKFTFVTDPLLQRAGRYGLERDGQSVRSEIGAMMNILYRLKIYKDMNLDNQLNFFSNYVSHPERVDIAYNGVLNIKLNRFISTLLSLELAYDHDQIQKLQRKQTLGIGFSYNIGEQSTDKLRAKKAIKPFIAK comes from the coding sequence ATGCTCCTTTCGGCATCGGTTTTGGCCCAAACGGAGTCAGGGTCCAGAAGTATTGTTGATTCTATACAGTATGAGCACTGGAAAGCCAGGTATCTTAATTTGGACAGTCTGGCCAATCCCATTATGGTGGAACTCGAACCCAAGTTCAGGGATACGATAGTGATCCGTGACGAGGTCATCATTCCCCAGATTCTGGAAGAAGTGCCCATTACCCCATTTGCTCTAAATAACCTTTCGGCTGAGAAAAAGTGGTACTTCTTCGGTCAAAACAATCTCGTCTTTAATCAAGCCTCATTTTCCAACTGGAACTCCGGCGGTAATAACAGCATCGGTGCTATCGGAAAAATGAATTATAACCTCAGTTACAAAAACAAGAAGCATTATCTGGAAAACATAATGCAGCTAGGCTTCGGCTGGAATGCAGCGGAAGGTCAGACCAGCCGGAAAACAGAAGATTTCATTAACTTTATGAGCAATTACGGCTATGATCTGGGAAAACATTACTACCTGTCCACCGGTTTTCAGCTTGTAACACAGTTTGCTCCGGGTTTTAATTATAGTGAAACTCCGGATCCCTCTTACCAGGACAGGATCTCCAGGTTCATGGCGCCGGGATATGTTAATGCCGGTATTGGTTTCTCTTATAATCCTACTGAGAATTTTCAGATAATCCTTAGACCTGCGAACGGAAAATTCACTTTTGTGACGGACCCGCTTCTTCAAAGAGCCGGCCGTTACGGTTTGGAAAGGGACGGACAAAGCGTAAGGAGTGAGATAGGTGCCATGATGAACATCCTGTACAGACTTAAGATATATAAGGATATGAACCTGGATAACCAACTTAATTTTTTCAGCAATTATGTGAGCCACCCGGAAAGGGTAGATATTGCCTACAACGGTGTTTTGAATATCAAACTGAACCGCTTTATTTCTACTTTATTAAGTCTGGAGTTGGCCTACGATCACGATCAGATACAGAAGCTTCAGCGTAAGCAGACACTCGGGATAGGCTTTTCGTACAATATAGGCGAGCAGTCAACAGATAAGCTGAGGGCCAAGAAGGCAATTAAGCCATTTATCGCTAAGTAA
- a CDS encoding nucleoside deaminase, whose protein sequence is MFTDEYFMRVALQEAEAAIEKEEVPVGCIIVANGRIIARAHNLTETLNDVTAHAEMQAITSAANYLGGKYLLNCTLYVTLEPCVMCSGALSWSQVSKVVIGARDPQRGFINKNLSLHPKTEVVTGVLEQECSTIVKDFFKRRR, encoded by the coding sequence ATGTTTACAGACGAATATTTTATGAGAGTCGCGCTTCAGGAAGCTGAGGCTGCGATTGAAAAGGAAGAGGTGCCGGTTGGCTGCATTATAGTAGCTAATGGCAGGATAATAGCCCGGGCACATAATCTAACGGAAACGCTGAATGATGTAACAGCTCACGCCGAAATGCAGGCCATAACCTCCGCGGCAAATTATCTTGGTGGAAAATATCTCCTGAACTGCACGCTCTATGTTACGCTGGAGCCCTGCGTAATGTGCAGTGGCGCCCTGAGCTGGTCGCAGGTTTCCAAAGTTGTAATAGGTGCGCGCGATCCGCAGCGCGGATTCATCAACAAAAACCTAAGTCTCCACCCCAAAACAGAGGTCGTGACTGGAGTGCTGGAACAGGAATGCTCCACAATCGTAAAGGATTTCTTCAAAAGAAGAAGATAA
- a CDS encoding type III pantothenate kinase, giving the protein MRSIVINIGNTNIRFGLFDDDNCDISWIINTKPYRTSDELQMQFMMMYHAHKIDASEVDRIIIGSVVPQLTYDITRAIQKMHNRRPVLVDRKTPSPVQPKSEQMGTDIYANLVAAHYMYPERKKIIFDFGTALTASCLDEHGETIGVIIAPGIITSLNSLIHDTAQLPEIELIKPKSVLGLDTVSCMQSGMVYGYLGMVEGFIDRINDEVQDQCFVIATGGVSHVYKPLTEKIHVADRLHTLKGLYYLGKDL; this is encoded by the coding sequence TTGAGATCTATTGTAATAAACATCGGCAATACCAATATCCGTTTCGGACTGTTTGATGACGACAACTGTGATATTTCCTGGATTATTAATACGAAGCCTTACCGGACAAGTGATGAGCTGCAGATGCAGTTCATGATGATGTACCATGCGCATAAAATAGACGCTTCCGAGGTGGACAGAATTATCATCGGTTCCGTGGTACCCCAACTCACCTACGACATAACCAGAGCTATCCAGAAAATGCATAACCGGCGGCCCGTTTTGGTAGACCGTAAAACGCCGTCGCCTGTACAGCCCAAATCTGAGCAGATGGGAACAGACATCTATGCCAATCTTGTGGCAGCCCATTATATGTATCCCGAAAGAAAGAAAATTATATTTGATTTCGGTACGGCATTAACAGCCAGCTGTCTGGACGAACACGGTGAAACTATAGGGGTGATCATTGCGCCAGGCATCATTACCTCCCTGAACTCGCTTATTCATGATACTGCACAGTTGCCGGAAATTGAACTTATAAAACCTAAAAGCGTTTTGGGGCTGGATACCGTGAGCTGCATGCAAAGCGGTATGGTGTACGGCTATTTAGGCATGGTTGAAGGTTTTATAGACCGCATCAACGATGAGGTGCAGGATCAGTGCTTCGTAATTGCTACGGGCGGCGTTTCCCATGTTTATAAACCCTTAACGGAAAAGATTCATGTAGCGGACCGCCTGCATACATTGAAAGGCCTTTATTATCTGGGTAAAGACCTGTAG
- the sufB gene encoding Fe-S cluster assembly protein SufB, translating to MAKYTEDDLREDLKTKEYEAGFYTDIEYEYFPTGLSEEIVRMISAKKNEPEWMTEWRLESFRIWQKMTEPTWANIKYEQPDFQAIKYYAAPKVKPELASLDEVDPELLKTFAKLGINIEEQKRLSGVAVDIVMDSVSVKTTFQETLKEKGIIFCSISEAIQNHGDLVKKYLGKVVPRGDNFYAALNSAVFSDGSFCYIPKGVKCPMELSTYFRINQAGTGQFERTLVIADEGSYVSYLEGCTAPARDENQLHAAVVELLALDGAEIKYSTVQNWFPGDESGKGGVYNFVTKRGICERNAKISWTQVETGSAVTWKYPSCILKGDNSVGEFYSIAVTNNHQYADTGTKMIHIGKNSRSTIISKGISAGKSNNSYRGLVKVMPSAKGARNFSQCDSLLMGNECGAHTFPYIEIKDPTAQLEHEATTSKIGEDQIFYCNQRGIDTERAIALIVNGFSKEVLNKLPMEFAIEAQKLLEISLEGSVG from the coding sequence ATGGCAAAATATACAGAAGACGATCTAAGAGAAGACCTGAAAACCAAGGAGTACGAAGCTGGTTTTTATACGGATATTGAGTATGAGTATTTCCCTACCGGATTAAGTGAGGAAATCGTACGGATGATCTCGGCCAAGAAGAATGAGCCTGAATGGATGACCGAATGGCGTCTTGAGTCATTCCGGATTTGGCAAAAAATGACAGAGCCCACCTGGGCCAATATAAAATACGAGCAGCCGGATTTCCAGGCGATCAAATACTACGCAGCTCCAAAAGTTAAACCCGAACTGGCCAGCCTTGATGAGGTAGATCCGGAACTGCTGAAGACCTTTGCGAAACTGGGCATTAACATTGAAGAGCAAAAAAGGCTCTCCGGTGTTGCTGTGGACATTGTGATGGACTCAGTTTCAGTAAAGACTACATTTCAGGAGACGCTGAAGGAAAAGGGAATTATTTTCTGCTCCATTTCAGAAGCTATTCAAAACCACGGTGACCTGGTAAAAAAATACCTTGGTAAAGTGGTTCCAAGAGGTGACAATTTTTATGCAGCGCTTAATTCCGCGGTTTTCTCGGACGGAAGTTTCTGCTATATTCCAAAGGGAGTAAAATGTCCTATGGAACTTTCCACTTACTTCCGTATCAACCAGGCCGGTACCGGACAGTTTGAAAGAACTCTGGTTATTGCTGATGAGGGCAGCTACGTAAGTTACCTGGAGGGATGTACAGCTCCCGCGCGCGACGAAAACCAACTTCACGCTGCCGTTGTAGAACTTCTTGCGCTGGACGGTGCAGAAATAAAATATTCCACTGTACAGAATTGGTTCCCCGGTGACGAAAGTGGTAAAGGTGGAGTATATAACTTCGTAACCAAACGCGGAATCTGCGAGCGGAATGCCAAAATATCCTGGACTCAGGTAGAAACAGGATCTGCAGTAACCTGGAAGTATCCGAGCTGTATCCTGAAAGGGGACAATTCCGTTGGTGAGTTCTATTCAATTGCCGTTACTAATAACCATCAGTATGCGGATACGGGTACCAAAATGATTCACATAGGCAAGAACTCGCGGTCCACGATTATCTCTAAGGGAATTTCGGCGGGTAAGTCGAACAACTCCTACCGTGGTTTAGTGAAGGTAATGCCGTCTGCCAAAGGGGCAAGGAACTTTTCGCAGTGCGACTCCCTGCTTATGGGTAATGAGTGCGGCGCTCATACTTTCCCCTATATTGAGATCAAGGACCCCACTGCACAACTGGAGCACGAGGCTACGACTTCAAAAATTGGTGAGGACCAGATATTTTACTGTAACCAGCGAGGCATTGATACCGAGCGCGCGATTGCACTTATCGTAAACGGTTTCAGTAAAGAAGTTCTGAATAAACTTCCAATGGAATTTGCCATTGAAGCCCAGAAACTTCTCGAAATATCACTGGAAGGATCCGTAGGATAA
- a CDS encoding rhomboid family intramembrane serine protease: MIKNHISAGTILYPTGMLLLMWLGYLLQNLGFFQDCWGAIIPLVPSGLKGVFLSPLLHGSMDHLLSNSIPIFILLGLLFHFYPTVGRKILLGGWLFTGLLVWLLPPIDIFTGKYMYTCTIGASGVVYVLAFFLFFSGVFRWNMKLLTVSMVVALYYGGLVWGVLPEELFSGSDKPSNVSWQSHLAGATVGTIMAFAFKNAGEKKKKYIWEFPNFYSEADDKLWQEYRERHPDDFADMPQKKRDEVWERLDELRDSRK; the protein is encoded by the coding sequence ATGATCAAAAACCATATTTCTGCTGGCACAATACTCTATCCCACCGGCATGCTGCTGCTCATGTGGCTCGGATATCTGCTACAGAATCTGGGGTTTTTTCAGGACTGTTGGGGAGCCATCATCCCACTGGTGCCTTCCGGCCTTAAAGGAGTTTTCCTTTCTCCGTTGCTGCACGGCAGCATGGACCACCTGCTCAGCAATTCTATTCCCATCTTCATTCTCTTAGGGCTTCTGTTTCATTTTTATCCCACCGTTGGCAGGAAGATCCTGTTAGGTGGTTGGCTTTTCACAGGCTTGCTGGTATGGCTGCTGCCACCCATCGATATTTTCACTGGTAAATATATGTACACCTGCACCATTGGCGCCAGCGGCGTGGTGTACGTACTGGCCTTTTTCCTGTTCTTTAGCGGCGTGTTCCGCTGGAATATGAAGCTGCTTACTGTATCTATGGTAGTCGCCCTTTATTACGGCGGTCTGGTTTGGGGTGTGCTTCCTGAAGAACTGTTTTCCGGTAGTGATAAGCCCAGCAATGTTTCGTGGCAATCCCACCTGGCCGGAGCCACGGTTGGAACCATAATGGCTTTTGCATTTAAGAATGCTGGCGAGAAGAAGAAGAAATACATCTGGGAATTTCCTAACTTTTACAGCGAGGCTGATGATAAGCTGTGGCAGGAATACCGCGAAAGGCATCCTGATGATTTTGCAGACATGCCTCAGAAAAAACGGGATGAAGTATGGGAACGCCTGGACGAGCTGCGGGACAGCAGAAAATAA
- the dprA gene encoding DNA-processing protein DprA → MFTDEHLYSIALRKCSNVGDINFYKLVSAVGSAKEVWSFPKRELSKILGIGNKTLHEIGSAEVLCSAEEEIKFCERKQLQIRLRHLGQLPPLLNECEDAPAVLYQKGDFKTDQQAFSMVGTRNITAYGKGFVQEFFQEIRKTGIISVSGLALGVDTEVHEQSIKQEIPTVAVLAHGFHTMYPAKNRKLAGRILEQGGVLLSEFNSSQKPDRENFIQRNRIVAGLSEATIVVETAFGGGSVSTVGFANTYNREVYALPGKITDKYSQGCNMVIAQNKARIISTVTDLVDELGLDSKKSFMEPLFPKSELRRQLSEDQKLIYQIIMDNPYISLDEIAVKTSSASHKILSHLLELELNGLVKALSGRQYTAN, encoded by the coding sequence ATGTTTACGGACGAACACCTGTATTCCATCGCTTTACGCAAATGCAGTAATGTAGGAGACATCAATTTCTACAAACTTGTCAGTGCAGTTGGTTCTGCGAAGGAAGTTTGGAGTTTTCCCAAGCGGGAACTTTCCAAAATCCTTGGCATTGGCAATAAAACGCTTCATGAAATAGGTTCAGCGGAAGTGCTGTGTTCTGCTGAAGAAGAGATTAAATTCTGTGAACGAAAGCAGCTTCAGATACGGCTCAGGCACCTGGGACAGTTACCACCACTTCTTAACGAATGCGAAGATGCGCCAGCTGTTCTGTATCAGAAAGGCGATTTCAAAACGGACCAGCAGGCTTTTTCTATGGTGGGAACCAGGAATATTACAGCCTACGGCAAAGGCTTCGTTCAGGAATTCTTTCAGGAAATCCGGAAAACAGGGATCATCTCAGTAAGCGGACTTGCCCTTGGGGTAGATACCGAAGTTCATGAGCAATCAATCAAACAGGAAATTCCGACTGTAGCTGTTTTGGCGCATGGATTCCACACCATGTATCCTGCAAAAAACCGAAAACTTGCCGGCCGGATACTTGAGCAGGGCGGAGTACTACTGTCGGAATTTAACAGTTCACAGAAGCCGGACAGGGAAAATTTCATTCAGAGAAACAGAATTGTCGCAGGTTTATCTGAGGCTACAATTGTGGTAGAGACCGCGTTCGGCGGTGGCTCTGTAAGCACCGTGGGTTTTGCAAACACCTATAACCGGGAGGTCTATGCTTTACCCGGAAAGATTACGGACAAATACAGTCAGGGCTGCAATATGGTCATTGCTCAGAATAAGGCCAGAATCATCAGCACAGTAACCGATTTAGTGGATGAATTAGGTCTGGACAGCAAAAAGAGTTTCATGGAACCACTGTTTCCCAAATCTGAACTTCGGCGCCAATTGTCTGAAGATCAAAAACTCATCTACCAGATCATTATGGACAATCCCTACATTTCTCTTGACGAAATTGCAGTTAAAACCTCCTCGGCATCACATAAGATTCTCAGTCATCTTCTTGAACTGGAACTTAATGGGTTAGTTAAGGCGCTATCCGGGAGGCAGTATACCGCAAATTAG
- the sufD gene encoding Fe-S cluster assembly protein SufD, whose product MALYEQIINTHSQFLQSLQHSFLDDSRSAALARFAMQGFPTKKDEEYKYTNLKEITEKEYNFFPRPEHTISREQIDELHLGEENFDWIVFINGKLHKEYSKISIENAEFLSFNYALNDPEYREVFDKYFNTVASQDLALTNLNQAYCKHGFFLKVPKNAVIEKPIHVFYISQNQDTHTFYNTRNLLIAEEGSKVEVIESHHNFDDTFVFTNTVTEIFTYQNAKADWHKVQNDSPNTYLIDHTFAKQERDSLTTVNTFSFGGKLVRNNLDFIHNGENINSFMNGITIIGDEQVVDHHTAVHHRTPNCESYQNYKGIFGDKSHGVFNGKIFVDKIAQKTNAYQQNNNVLLGEGASIDTKPQLEIFADDVKCSHGCTVGQLNNDAMFYLRARGISESKARALLLYAFANDAMQNIDIEPLKIKISKLLAEKLEVEMEF is encoded by the coding sequence ATGGCTTTATACGAGCAAATCATAAATACACATTCCCAATTCCTGCAAAGCCTGCAGCATTCGTTTTTGGACGACAGCAGAAGCGCTGCACTGGCACGCTTTGCCATGCAGGGATTTCCAACAAAAAAGGATGAGGAATATAAATACACCAACCTGAAGGAAATTACAGAGAAGGAATACAATTTCTTTCCAAGACCGGAGCATACCATCAGCCGCGAGCAGATAGACGAGCTGCACCTGGGTGAAGAGAATTTTGACTGGATTGTGTTCATCAACGGGAAACTTCACAAAGAGTATTCGAAGATCTCTATTGAAAACGCCGAGTTCCTTTCCTTCAACTATGCACTTAACGATCCTGAATACCGCGAGGTTTTCGATAAGTATTTCAATACGGTAGCTTCTCAGGACCTGGCTCTTACCAATCTAAACCAGGCGTACTGCAAACACGGATTCTTTTTGAAAGTTCCAAAAAACGCGGTTATAGAAAAGCCTATTCATGTATTCTATATTTCGCAAAATCAGGATACACATACCTTCTACAATACCCGAAATCTGCTGATTGCGGAGGAAGGTTCAAAAGTTGAAGTGATCGAGAGCCATCACAATTTTGATGATACATTTGTATTCACCAATACCGTAACCGAAATCTTTACCTATCAGAATGCAAAGGCGGACTGGCACAAGGTTCAGAACGACAGTCCTAACACTTATTTGATAGACCACACATTTGCTAAACAGGAACGTGACAGCCTTACTACGGTAAATACATTTTCCTTTGGGGGTAAACTGGTTCGTAACAACTTGGATTTCATTCACAACGGCGAGAATATTAACTCTTTTATGAACGGCATCACCATCATCGGCGATGAGCAGGTTGTGGATCATCATACTGCTGTACACCACAGGACACCTAACTGCGAGAGTTATCAGAATTATAAGGGGATTTTTGGCGATAAGTCGCATGGTGTCTTTAACGGAAAGATTTTTGTTGATAAAATAGCTCAGAAAACCAATGCTTATCAGCAAAATAACAACGTGCTTTTGGGCGAAGGTGCCTCAATTGACACTAAACCTCAGCTGGAAATCTTTGCAGACGATGTAAAATGTTCTCACGGCTGTACAGTAGGTCAGTTGAACAACGATGCCATGTTCTATCTCAGAGCGCGCGGAATTTCCGAAAGCAAGGCACGGGCACTTCTGCTCTATGCCTTTGCCAATGATGCCATGCAGAATATTGACATTGAACCTCTTAAAATAAAAATTTCCAAACTGCTGGCTGAGAAGCTTGAAGTCGAAATGGAGTTTTGA